In Desulfomonile tiedjei, the DNA window CGTTGCACTCTGCATCGCTGACCAGGACGAAGGCCCTGTAGGGCCGGCCGCTAAGCCGCGAGGCCAGGGCCACCCCCGCGCCGAAGGCTAATCCGTGGCCCAGGGAGCCCGTGGAAAAATCAATGCCGTCCAACTGATGCTCGGGATGTACTCCCAGCAAGCTCCCGTCGCAACAATAAGTCTGCACCTGATCGGGCTGCAGGATGCCTTTGAGGTGAAGCGCCGCATAAAGCGCCAAGGCCGAATGGCCTTTGGAAAGTACAAACCGGTCGCGATCCGACGCGTCCGTTCCTGGAAGGCGCAACCCATGCTCGAAGAGTACCGCGATGATATCAGCCACGGACAGAGCGGAACCTATGTGCCCTACGTTTGCCCGTTTTGACTCTTCGATGATGATCTGCCGTATCTTTCGTGGAGTAACGGCCTGACTGCTTACTGTTATTTTCCGGGCGCTCTCTGGCACTGGCTGAAGATGCTCCTTCAGAGATTGGTGAAATTAGACAGGATCTTGAGCCCATGGTCCTGGCTCTTTTCGGGATGGAACTGAACGGCAAAAACATTTTCCTTGGCGATAGCACAAGTGAAGGTTATCCCGTATTCGGATTCCGCGGCCACATCTGAAGGATCTTCGGGCGCGACGTAATACGAGTGGACAAAATAGAAAAAAGAGCCGTTTTCAATATCTTTAAAAATGGGGGCCTCCTTGCGGAAGAAGACCTGGTTCCATCCCATATGCGGGATTTTGAGGCCCATGCTGTGGTCAAAGGCTTTCACTTTTCCGGGAACCAGCTTGAGCCCTTCGTGCCGTCCAAATTCCTCGGATTCATCGAACAAGAGCTGTAACCCGAGGCAGATGCCCAGGAATGGCCTTCCTGATTCCATGAACTCCAGGATCGGGTCCACGAGGTTCAAACGAGTCAAGTTCCTCATGCATTCCGGAAATGCACCGACGCCCGGCAGTACCAGTCGTCCGGCATTTTTTATCTCGTCCGGGTCCCGGGAGATGACAGCGCGGCCCCCGACTTTCTCGAAGCCTTTCTGCACGCTACGCAAATTGCCCATGCCGTAATCAACTACTACAATCATTAATACAAACTCTATTCCAGAATCCCCTTGGTCGAAGGGATGCCTTTCACTTTGGGGTCTATTTCCACAGCCTCTCTTAACGCTCTTCCCAGCGCCTTGAAAATAGCTTCAGCCGCGTGATGCGGATTCTCCGCGGTGTGAACCGAAGCATGCATGGTTATTCCCGCTCGATCCGACAGGGCCTGCAGGAACACGGGCACAAGATCCATGGCAAAATCGCCCGCGGAGCGATCTGCAAGCGGGTTGGAAAAGACCAGCAAGGCTCGGCCGGAAAGGTCAAGTGTCACGGAAGCCAATGCCTCGTCCATTGGTACAGTGGCAGCGCCGTACCGCCTAATTCCGCCTTTGTCAGCGAGGGCTTTTCGCAACGCATCGCCAAGACAGAGCCCCACGTCTTCCACGGTATGGTGATGATCAACATGGAGGTCGCCTTTGGCGGATATCTCGAGGTCAAAGATGCCGTGGCGGGCAACATGATCCAGCATATGATCGAAAAAACCGATGCCTGTGGAAATGGACCGTTTCCCCGTTCCATCAAGAGTCAGGTTGACTTTGACCCTGGTTTCGGATGTCTTGCGTGTTATTTCAGCAGTTCTCATGATAGTTCAACTTTGCGTATGGCAGTGGTGCGGAGGATCATTAAGAATGACAACGAAGAATGACCGCGGCGATAACGTGTCAGTGGCATTTCCGCTGACGATTCAGAGTATTTCGTCCTTCTCTCTGCGTATATCGGCCCCCAACATCGAAAGCTTCTCCTCGATTCGCTCATAGCCCCTGTCCAAATGGTACACCCGGTGGATTTCAGTCACCCCTTCAGCAGCCAAGCCGGCGAGAATCAACGATGCGCTGGCTCGCAGGTCCGTTGCCTGGACGTGGGCTCCGGAAAGCTTTTCCACACCGTCGACTTGGGCCGTTCTCCCCGATACCCTTATGCGAGCCCCCATCCGGACCAATTCCTGCACGTGCATAAAACGGTTCTCGAATACGTTTTCGGTAATTCGGCACCGAGAATCAGCCAATGACATCAAAGCCATGTACTGAGCTTGAAAATCGGTGGCGAATCCCGGGAACGGGTCGGTTTCCACGTCCCGGCTCTTGACCCTGCCGTTGGAAATCACGCGAATTTCGTCTTCGCCGACCTCCAATCGCAGCCCCGCCTCATCCAGAAGCTCCAAAAGCTTTCCAAGATGGGAAGGGACGCATCCTCGGACCAGAAGGTCCCCGCGCGTTATGGCCCCTGCCATGAGGTATGTCCCGGCCTCAATGCGGTCGGGCATTACCGGATGGACGATTCCGTGCAGTTCTTCTCTCCCGTCTATGATCAGGGTTTCCGTTCCTGCTCCATCCACACTGCCGCCCATTCGATTTATAAAATGGGCCAATTCCGTCACCTCGGGTTCCACCGCGCAATTCCGGAGGATCGTAGTTCCCTTTGCCAGCGCCGCGGCCATCATTAGGTTTTCGGTTCCCGTGACGGTCTTCATGTCGAAGGTGATATCAGCCCCTTTGAGCCTTCCCGCGCGAGCCAGGATGTAGCCGTTTTCCAAATCTATGGTGGCGCCCATCGCCTCAAGACCTTTAAGATGCTGATCAATCGGTCTGGCGCCGATCGCGCAACCGCCGGGAAGACTCACGTCGGCCCTGCCTTCCCGTGCCATGAGCGGCCCTAAGACCATGACCGAAGCCCGCATGGTCTTCACAAGCTCGTACGGAGCGATATGATCCGTGATGTTGCAGGCTTTTATCCTGACCGTGCCGGAGGTAAAGTCGTCAAGCTGAGCGCCGAGCTGCAAGAGAAGCTGTTTTGCGGTGAGAATATCCCTCAGCGCCGGCACTCTGTGCAAGGTCATCTCATCTCTGGTTAGCAGACAGGCGCACATGATCGGCAGCGCGGCATTCTTGGAACCGCTTATTTCCACCGTTCCTTTTAGAGGCGCCCCGCCTCGGATGACCATCTTCTCCATGGCGCTAATTCCTCACGGCTTTGACCGGTCTCGTTGGCTTGAGCAAGCCGTTGCACTCGAATAGCCAAATTCCCATTTGCTTGTGCCACAGCAGGTCAAGGCCTGTCCCGTCGCTGTATACCACCAACAAGGCGAAGGCGCAATAGGTTGAGATCGCTTAGGCTCGAAAGGGGATGTTGGGGCTCTGCGAAGGCTTTTGATGGGAAGCCGGACCAAACGGACCGTAAAGTTGGTGGACATTTGTGTCAAGCTAATTGGCAGACCATAAATAGGGCAACAATTGTGCCATTTTCAGCACAGACTCGGCAGCCTCTCTCCATACCGCTCATTGCGTGCCGGGACGAGCTTGGTGCATCTCTTGCATCGTCATATGGGCGATTTCAACAACGCAGGGTAACAGTATAACACGGATCATCCTGAGGCGTAACGCGCTGATATGGGTATTTTCTTTGCGGAGGGGCGTGGCAGGGTAGAGGTCTGCCAGCAGGCGCCCTGATGCGTTGAAGACTTTTTGTTTTGGGTTTTATTCGCTGCATTAAAAATGGAAAGGAGACGATTCGATGACAAAACCTGAAATAGTGTCCCTGATTTCGGAACGAGCGGACATCACGAAGAAGGCTGCCGCAACGGTACTGGACACCATCGTGCAGACGATTCACTCTTCACTGAAAACAAATAAAGGGAGGATCCGCATCTCGGATCTGGGGACTTTCAGAGTGATCGAGATGAATCCTCGCAAAGGGGTCAATCCTCGCACAGGGAAGAAGATGACTATTCCAGCCATGAGACTGCCTCGATTCACCGCGGCGAAGGCTCTCAAAGAGATTGTAAAGGGGAAAAAATAGTTGCCAGCGGCAACTCGATGTGGGATGCTGTGAAGTCGCAAAACCTCATTAAGACAAAGTGACGATTGTAAGCTTTCCTCGGGCTTCGGACCGATGGAGAACTTATGTGCGTGAGGGCATGGTTGGAGGAGGGGATGCTCACGTCTAGAGGACTTTTCGGCTCATGCGTTGTCTTGTTTCTTGTGCTGGGCCTCCTCGGCTCGTCCTGGTCCATGAGTCCGCGATATATGCTGTACGGTCGGGCCCGCCTTGTCGCGGTGGAAGCTCCTAACTTGCTGAGGCTTAAAATGCTCGAGCAAGACCGAGTCGTCACCGTGCGGCTGCTGGGGGTAGGCTCGCCACGCAACAGGGACAGAATCAAGGGCCTGGACCACCAGGTGCTGTCCTACATTAGAAGAAACGACATTTGGGAGACGGCCCGAGATTTTGTCCGGTCCCTGCTGGATGGCAAGTCCGCGGAGGTCTGGATAAGAAAATGGGATAGGCTCGACGACAAGAATAGACTGTTGGCTTACGTCCTGGTTCCCGGTATCTCGGGCGAGCCGATTGATGTAAACGCGGAAATAATCAAAAAGGGCCTGGGCTTTGTCACCAGGGATTACGTTCACGTCACCTTTGTGGACTACAAGGGCCTTGAAAACGAAGCCAGGAGCAACCGCCGAGGCCTGTGGGGCGCGCTTTCGGAGGGTCGTATAACGTCCCTGCCCCATCAGGACCACGGTTCTCAAATGGATAACAGATAGTTAACCGGTCGGCGCCGCGCAATGAAGGTGGCGCCACCGTTCCATCCCAAGGGCCTGTCCTTCAAAGTGTAGGGCAGGCCATTAAGCCCGGTTCTCGGAACCCAGGGCCCGCTTTGCTGCCTCAAGCAAGAAAGCCGACCTGGACATTTTGTGCCGCTTTGCATAGTCGTCAATAGCTTCCAAATCGTTCTCCGGAAGTGTGATATTGACTCGTTTGGTCTTGGTGTCCGGGACAGTAACAAGGAATGGCACAGCGTGATCATTGGCCGGATCAGCCATAATCTCGTCAAGGGAACTCGGTTCGGGGATGGGGTCTCCGTCCTCAAGCATTCCTTTGATATGGAATTTCAGAGCCTCTGATGCCCTCTTGTTAGCCTCGTCCAAAGTCTTTCCCGCAGTAATGCACCCTGGGAAGTCAGGAAAATCCACGCCAAAGTCGCTATCTTTTTCCTTCCGAAGCAATGCTATAGAGGTTCCCATCTCATTCCTTCCGTTTCAGAGTCTTGATATCCTCTATCAGAGTCAGCCCTGATTGCCTTTTGATGCCGGCCAAGGTCCCATCCGGGATGTCTTTGACCGGCCTTGGGTATCGTGTTATTGTTTTCATAAATGGAGGTGTGAAATCATGAGCCTCGAAGTTACCCCTGAAATTGAGGAAATAGTCCATACCTTATTTCGCACCGGCCAGTACGAGAGCGAATCTCAAATAATCCATGAGGCCTTGAATTTGCTCCGGAAGCGTGATCAACTCCGTCTGGACATCAAACAAGGGCTCTCGGAGATTGAAAGCGGCGAAAGCATCGAAGGGGATGAAGTCTTGCATGAACTCGAAGAAAGGGCCGGACAGATCTCCAAAGCCAAACAATGAGCAGACTTTACTTCTCTCCGTCAGCTCGGGGAGACCTTAACCGTATTCTTGATCATATCGCACAGGACGACCCATCTGCTGCAATAAACTTTGTGAAAAGGATCAAAGACGTCTGCATTCGAATTGCTCGTTTCCCGAAAATTGGGCCCGTTCGAGATGATCTTGCCCCCGAATTGCGATGCTTTCCTGTCAAGACTTACATCGTTTTCTATCGAGCGGGCAAAAAACGGGTGGACATTGTTCGAGTGTTGCACGGTTCCAGAGACTACTCCACTCTCTTGAAATAATAACTTTGTACACGGGGGAACCGCACGCCACCGCGTCCGTGTCGCGAAGCGACAGGTGGAATCGTTGCATCAGCGAAAGTGCAAGAAACACTGCTGGACAAGCCAGCAGTGCACTCCCGGGCCGGGAATTCAAATCGAGGTAATTTTCTGACCGATCAGACCGAAGCGAATGGTCTATTTTCTGCGTTCCTCTTTGACCTCTTCGTATTCCGCGTCGACCACGTCCTCATCGGGTTTGGCTGAGGCTTGAGGTCCACCCGGGCCTGCGCCTGCTCCGGCTGCTCCCGCCCCAGGCCCGGCTCCTTCTGCTCCGGCAGCCTGCTGGTACATGGCTTCCGCAAGCTTGTGCGAGGCCTGTTGCAGCTCTTCCAGGGTTCGTTTGATCTCTTCGGTATCGGAGCCTTCCATAGCCGTCTTGACCCGGCCCAGCGCGGCTTCGATCGCGCTTTTGGTAGCGGCATCCACCTTGTCGCCGTGCTCCTTAAGGGTCTTCTCGGTCATATAGACCATGGAATCGGCCTGGTTGCGCGCTTCCACCAGATCGCGCTTCTTCCTGTCTTCTTCAGCGTGAGATTCCGCGTCACGGACCATGTTCTGGATCTCTTCTTCGGATAGCCCGCTGGAGGCTGTGATCTTGATGGATTGCTCCCTGCCGGTTCCAAGGTCCTTGGCTGAGACATGGACGATTCCGTTGGCGTCGATGTCGAACGTGACCTCGATCTGCGGGACACCTCTAGGCGCGGGAGGAATACCCACAAGCTCGAAACGCCCCAGGGTCTTGTTATTTCCCGCCATCTGCCTTTCGCCTTGTAGCACGTGAATCGACACGGACGGTTGATTGTCCGAAGCGGTCGAGAATATCTGGCTCTTTCGAGTGGGAATTGTCGTGTTTTTCTCAATCAGACGAGTGAAGACACCGCCAAGAGTTTCGATTCCGAGCGACAGCGGGGTCACGTCCAGAAGGAGCACGTCCTTGACGTCGCCCTTGAGGACCGCGCCCTGGATGGCCGCACCGATGGCCACTACTTCGTCAGGGTTGACCCCCCTATGCGGCTCCTTGCCGAAAAGCTCTTTCACCTTTGCTTGAACCGCAGGCATGCGCGTCATGCCACCGACCAGAATCACCTCGTCGATCTGGTTGGTGCCCAGCCCCGCGTCTTTCAACGCGGTCCGGCAAGGGCCGACCGTTTTCTCGATCAGTTCGTTTACCAGGCCCTCGAGTTTGGAGCGATTAAGCTTCATGGTGAGATGTTTGGGCCCGGACGCGTCAGCCGTAATAAACGGAAGGTTGATGTCCGTCTCCATGGACGAACTCAGCTCTATCTTGGCCTTTTCCGCGGCTTCTTTGAGTCGCTGCAAGGCCATCTTGTCGTTTCGCAGGTCAATGCCCTGATCTTTTTTGAACTCCGCGGCCAGGTAATCCATTACCCGCAAATCGAAGTCTTCCCCTCCGAGATGGGTGTCACCATTGGTCGCTTTGACTTCAAAGACTCCCTCACCGATTTCCAGAATCGATATGTCAAAGGTGCCGCCCCCGAGGTCGAATACGGCTATCTTTTCGTCTTTCTTCTTGTCCAGGCCGTAAGCCAATGAAGCGGCAGTAGGCTCGTTGATGATCCGAAGAACATTCAAGCCCGCGATTCGACCTGCGTCCTTGGTAGCCTGTCGCTGGGAATCATTAAAGTAGGCAGGAACCGTGACCACAGCATCAGTCACGTCTTCACCTAGATAGTCGACCGCGGTCTGTTTCATTTTCTGGAGGATCATTGCGGATATCTCTGCGGGAGAGTATTCCTTTCCTCGAACTTTGACGTACGCATCACCTCCCTTTCCGTCGACGATCTGGTAGGGAAGAATTTTGATGTCTCCCTGGACTTCCGGGGCAGTGAATTTTCGCCCGATCAGCCGTTTGATCGCGAAAAGGGTGTTCTCCGGGTTAGTAATTGCCTGCCTTTTGGCAACCTGCCCCACGAGGCGTTCACCCGAATCCGCAAATGCAACCATGGAAGGCGTGGTTCGGCCACCTTCCGAATTGGGCATCACCACCGGGTCCCCGCCTTCCATAACAGCTACACAAGAGTTCGTGGTTCCCAAATCAATCCCGATTACTTTGCCGGCCATCTTTTCCTCCTACCCGTTATTTCTTAAGTTTATTCCTTTTTCGTGACATCACTGAGTCCCGGCGACCGAGACCACGACCTTGGCGGGCCTCAGCAGGCGGTCTTGATACATGTAACCTTTTTCCAGTTCCTGTACCACCACGTTCGGTGGCATGCCCTCGGCGGGGCTGCGCGCGATGGCTTCATGCAAATGCGGATCGAACGCTTCGCCCAAAGCCTTGATCTCCTTGACGCCGTATCTTTCCAGGACTTCGCGGAACATCCCTACTACCAGACAGACACCCTCTGTCAAAGAATCCGAACGCCCGCTCTCTTCACAATGGGCCAGAGCCCGCTCCATGTTGTCCAGAACCGGAAGAAAGTCTCTGAGGAGTTCTTCGTTACGATACTTGAGGAGGTTACTCCTTTCCTGCAAGGCTCGTTTCTTATAATTCTCAAGGTCGGCTACAGAGCGAATCCATCGATCACGGTTCTCCTCGGCCTCTCTTTTCGCCGCTTCCAGCGGGTCCGCTTCGGCTTCAGGCCCTTTCTCCCCGGGCTCTCGTGTCCCGGAAACTTTCATGGGTTCGGTCTTTTTATGCTCCTCGAGGGCCGTTTCCCTTTCCCGGCCCGATGGTCCGGTTTCAGATAAAGTAATGATCTTTACTTTGTTGACGTCTTGTTCTGTCACCTTCACCTCCCGGAAAGCCGGTTATCTTTTCGCGGGAATCGTCCGGAAGGGTCTTCCGGGTCGCAAGCGTAAATACACCTTGAAAATGCTCCAAAGGCCTTGTTTCAGACGGTTTCCGCATCCGATGAGGTCTGTTGAATCCGCGTGAGGCAAGCCTGTCTCAACCTAAATTATACCAATGATACTCGGGGCTTACCTGCTAACGCAGTCTACCAATACATTTGGACACAGCGGCCCCTCTTGTCAAGGGGACCTGCGCCGCCAGGAACCCAAGAAAGGTGGTCAACCACCTGCGTGTTGAGAAATGAGCGCGGGCTGGAGGAGAATATTGCGGAGACGAGAGTGCCAGGTGCGGCCCTCTTATCGTTTGGCGGCCCGAACGCAGCAGCGTGCAGGCCGCCTCGTGCTATTCTTTGCTGGTTTGGTTTCTGTCCTGATAGAAATCGAGTAGGCCTTTCTTGATTTGGTAGGACCGGTCAGACAGAGACACCTTGTAGATGTGAGGATTGGTGAAGCGCTTGTACTCAGGCTCCAGGCTGCCAATGTCCTTTGCAGCCCTCGCTTTGACCTCCTCTAGACTGGGAGGCTGATAGACCTGTCTGCCGTCAAGAAAGATCGGGACCATAAGCTCTGCCGCAGAGTAGGGCGGCCTGTAGGTCTTTTTCATGTAATCGTACATGGGATGATGAGCACGTACGAACTCGCCTGACGGGATCGGTTCATCCTCTTGAGCCAGAAGGTCGCCGATCATCCGATCATTGCCGTTGTAGAAACGGATGATTTTTTTCACTCCCGGATTGGTTACCTTTTGGGGATTTTGCGAGATCTTGATCTTGGGCAAAAGCTTTCCGTCACCTTTATCC includes these proteins:
- a CDS encoding transketolase, producing MPESARKITVSSQAVTPRKIRQIIIEESKRANVGHIGSALSVADIIAVLFEHGLRLPGTDASDRDRFVLSKGHSALALYAALHLKGILQPDQVQTYCCDGSLLGVHPEHQLDGIDFSTGSLGHGLAFGAGVALASRLSGRPYRAFVLVSDAECNEGSLWETVMFAAHHKLANLVAIVDNNGQQALGKTKDVIDLHPLGEKWRAFGWKVHEIDGHNPAELRQTLAGLETADGPPNVLIANTISGKGVSFMEGKVEWHYLPLSDDLYAQALKELEASES
- the hisH gene encoding imidazole glycerol phosphate synthase subunit HisH; this encodes MIVVVDYGMGNLRSVQKGFEKVGGRAVISRDPDEIKNAGRLVLPGVGAFPECMRNLTRLNLVDPILEFMESGRPFLGICLGLQLLFDESEEFGRHEGLKLVPGKVKAFDHSMGLKIPHMGWNQVFFRKEAPIFKDIENGSFFYFVHSYYVAPEDPSDVAAESEYGITFTCAIAKENVFAVQFHPEKSQDHGLKILSNFTNL
- the hisB gene encoding imidazoleglycerol-phosphate dehydratase HisB; protein product: MRTAEITRKTSETRVKVNLTLDGTGKRSISTGIGFFDHMLDHVARHGIFDLEISAKGDLHVDHHHTVEDVGLCLGDALRKALADKGGIRRYGAATVPMDEALASVTLDLSGRALLVFSNPLADRSAGDFAMDLVPVFLQALSDRAGITMHASVHTAENPHHAAEAIFKALGRALREAVEIDPKVKGIPSTKGILE
- the murA gene encoding UDP-N-acetylglucosamine 1-carboxyvinyltransferase, with protein sequence MEKMVIRGGAPLKGTVEISGSKNAALPIMCACLLTRDEMTLHRVPALRDILTAKQLLLQLGAQLDDFTSGTVRIKACNITDHIAPYELVKTMRASVMVLGPLMAREGRADVSLPGGCAIGARPIDQHLKGLEAMGATIDLENGYILARAGRLKGADITFDMKTVTGTENLMMAAALAKGTTILRNCAVEPEVTELAHFINRMGGSVDGAGTETLIIDGREELHGIVHPVMPDRIEAGTYLMAGAITRGDLLVRGCVPSHLGKLLELLDEAGLRLEVGEDEIRVISNGRVKSRDVETDPFPGFATDFQAQYMALMSLADSRCRITENVFENRFMHVQELVRMGARIRVSGRTAQVDGVEKLSGAHVQATDLRASASLILAGLAAEGVTEIHRVYHLDRGYERIEEKLSMLGADIRREKDEIL
- a CDS encoding HU family DNA-binding protein, which translates into the protein MTKPEIVSLISERADITKKAAATVLDTIVQTIHSSLKTNKGRIRISDLGTFRVIEMNPRKGVNPRTGKKMTIPAMRLPRFTAAKALKEIVKGKK
- a CDS encoding thermonuclease family protein, yielding MLTSRGLFGSCVVLFLVLGLLGSSWSMSPRYMLYGRARLVAVEAPNLLRLKMLEQDRVVTVRLLGVGSPRNRDRIKGLDHQVLSYIRRNDIWETARDFVRSLLDGKSAEVWIRKWDRLDDKNRLLAYVLVPGISGEPIDVNAEIIKKGLGFVTRDYVHVTFVDYKGLENEARSNRRGLWGALSEGRITSLPHQDHGSQMDNR
- a CDS encoding type II toxin-antitoxin system HicB family antitoxin yields the protein MGTSIALLRKEKDSDFGVDFPDFPGCITAGKTLDEANKRASEALKFHIKGMLEDGDPIPEPSSLDEIMADPANDHAVPFLVTVPDTKTKRVNITLPENDLEAIDDYAKRHKMSRSAFLLEAAKRALGSENRA
- a CDS encoding type II toxin-antitoxin system ParD family antitoxin, with the protein product MSLEVTPEIEEIVHTLFRTGQYESESQIIHEALNLLRKRDQLRLDIKQGLSEIESGESIEGDEVLHELEERAGQISKAKQ
- a CDS encoding type II toxin-antitoxin system RelE/ParE family toxin — translated: MSRLYFSPSARGDLNRILDHIAQDDPSAAINFVKRIKDVCIRIARFPKIGPVRDDLAPELRCFPVKTYIVFYRAGKKRVDIVRVLHGSRDYSTLLK
- the dnaK gene encoding molecular chaperone DnaK; the protein is MAGKVIGIDLGTTNSCVAVMEGGDPVVMPNSEGGRTTPSMVAFADSGERLVGQVAKRQAITNPENTLFAIKRLIGRKFTAPEVQGDIKILPYQIVDGKGGDAYVKVRGKEYSPAEISAMILQKMKQTAVDYLGEDVTDAVVTVPAYFNDSQRQATKDAGRIAGLNVLRIINEPTAASLAYGLDKKKDEKIAVFDLGGGTFDISILEIGEGVFEVKATNGDTHLGGEDFDLRVMDYLAAEFKKDQGIDLRNDKMALQRLKEAAEKAKIELSSSMETDINLPFITADASGPKHLTMKLNRSKLEGLVNELIEKTVGPCRTALKDAGLGTNQIDEVILVGGMTRMPAVQAKVKELFGKEPHRGVNPDEVVAIGAAIQGAVLKGDVKDVLLLDVTPLSLGIETLGGVFTRLIEKNTTIPTRKSQIFSTASDNQPSVSIHVLQGERQMAGNNKTLGRFELVGIPPAPRGVPQIEVTFDIDANGIVHVSAKDLGTGREQSIKITASSGLSEEEIQNMVRDAESHAEEDRKKRDLVEARNQADSMVYMTEKTLKEHGDKVDAATKSAIEAALGRVKTAMEGSDTEEIKRTLEELQQASHKLAEAMYQQAAGAEGAGPGAGAAGAGAGPGGPQASAKPDEDVVDAEYEEVKEERRK
- the grpE gene encoding nucleotide exchange factor GrpE encodes the protein MTEQDVNKVKIITLSETGPSGRERETALEEHKKTEPMKVSGTREPGEKGPEAEADPLEAAKREAEENRDRWIRSVADLENYKKRALQERSNLLKYRNEELLRDFLPVLDNMERALAHCEESGRSDSLTEGVCLVVGMFREVLERYGVKEIKALGEAFDPHLHEAIARSPAEGMPPNVVVQELEKGYMYQDRLLRPAKVVVSVAGTQ